A single Phragmites australis chromosome 4, lpPhrAust1.1, whole genome shotgun sequence DNA region contains:
- the LOC133916707 gene encoding QWRF motif-containing protein 2-like yields MVAAAAAATAPDPAHPARPPLTPALDKPNSAAARRPARSNKPVSSRYLSTAASPASSTSSSTSSSSSSSSRRTLSARHACTSTPPPQHSTSPTTTASAAAATATATATTMRSLSVSFQGGSFFYKTSRAPRASSPSSPAARRGPTPERRKSVSSVPEAENARPQHRWPAVKPKASDPLARSLDCSLDRKDSILAAVHLLRRSMAFDSTTSLSPSDPAAAAAPDLSASSDTDSVSSGSNSGAGDPPRRGISVPARFWQETNSRLRRLPEPGLPLPSSGRRSFSDSPMSPRLPGRSPSPCRGSRGISSPSRGRGGEASSDGHTVHAPANAPSIISFAAEVRRAKKGENRIDEAHRLRLLDNQHLQWRCINARTDASLLVQSFTAEKTLYSAWKEISRLRDNVSSKKCRLQLQKQKLKLFGILKGQMSYLEEWSHIEKHHSSSLSAAIKALKASTLRLPVVDGAKADVQGVKEAVNSTVDVMHTMMSSICNLLSKVEGTSSVVSELAKLATQEQMLLDQSRDLFSMVAAIHVKQCSLQAHMLQRKEKQSSTQL; encoded by the exons AtggtggccgccgcggcagcggccACCGCGCCAGATCCAGCCCACCCCGCTCGCCCGCCGCTCACGCCGGCCCTCGACAAGCCCAACTCCGCCGCGGCGCGAAGGCCCGCGCGCTCCAACAAGCCCGTCTCCTCGAGGTACCTGTCCACCGCCGCGTCCCCGGCCTCCTCCACTTCGTCCTCGACGTCTTCGTCTTCCTCGTCGTCGTCTCGCCGCACCCTATCCGCGCGGCACGCCTGCACCTCcaccccgccgccgcagcacAGCACGTCGCCCACCACCAccgcgtcggcagcggcggcgacagCGACCGCAACCGCAACCACGATGCGGAGCCTCTCGGTGTCGTTCCAGGGGGGGTCCTTTTTCTACAAGACGTCGCGCGCGCCGCGGGCCTCGTCACCGTCCTCTCCAGCCGCGCGGCGCGGGCCCACGCCGGAGCGCCGGAAGAGCGTGTCGTCCGTGCCAGAGGCCGAGAACGCGCGGCCGCAGCATCGATGGCCCGCGGTCAAGCCCAAGGCGTCGGACCCGCTCGCCCGCAGCCTCGACTGCAGCCTGGACCGCAAGGACTCCATCCTGGCCGCCGTTCACCTCCTCCGCCGCTCCATGGCCTTCGACTCCACCACCTCACTCTCCCCGTCCGACCCGGCAGCTGCAGCCGCTCCCGACCTCTCTGCTTCCTCCGACACCGACAGCGTCTCGTCTGGTAGCAACTCGGGCGCCGGTGATCCCCCGCGCCGCGGCATCAGCGTTCCGGCGAGGTTCTGGCAGGAAACCAACAGCCGCCTTCGCCGGCTTCCGGAGCCTGGGCTGCCACTACCGTCGTCTGGCCGGAGATCGTTCTCAGACAGTCCAATGTCACCGAGGCTGCCTGGCCGGTCTCCATCTCCATGCCGGGGAAGCAGAGGCATTTCGAGCCCATCACGAGGGCGTGGTGGGGAGGCATCGTCAGATGGGCATACCGTGCATGCGCCAGCAAATGCACCATCTATCATCAGCTTTGCGGCAGAGGTGAGGAGGGCGAAGAAGGGGGAGAACCGAATTGACGAGGCACACAGGTTGCGGCTGTTGGATAACCAGCATTTGCAGTGGCGGTGCATCAATGCTCGGACAGATGCGTCGCTTTTGGTGCAGAGCTTCACTGCCGAG aAAACCCTGTACAGTGCATGGAAAGAAATATCGAGATTGCGTGACAATGTCAGTTCCAAGAAGTGCAGACTCCAGCTTCAAAAACAGAAACTCAAGCTGTTTGGTATTCTTAAGGGACAG ATGTCATATCTAGAGGAGTGGTCTCATATTGAAAAACATCATTCAAGTTCTTTGTCAGCGGCAATCAAAGCACTGAAGGCTAGTACGCTTCGCCTTCCGGTTGTTGATGGAGCAAAG GCTGATGTGCAAGGTGTGAAGGAAGCTGTTAACTCGACGGTGGATGTAATGCACACAATGATGTCCTCAATATGTAACTTACTGTCGAAG GTTGAGGGAACAAGCTCTGTGGTATCTGAGCTTGCCAAACTTGCAACACAAGAACAAATGTTGTTGGACCAATCGAGGGATCTCTTCTCCATGGTCGCAGCAATACAT GTTAAGCAGTGCAGTTTGCAAGCTCATATGCTACAACGAAAGGAAAAGCAGAGCTCGACACAGTTGTAG